In Arthrobacter sp. CDRTa11, one DNA window encodes the following:
- the asd gene encoding aspartate-semialdehyde dehydrogenase: MTTAATPSVGLVGWRGMVGSVLMQRMQDEGDFANINPVFFSTSNAGGAAPVFADGAGKLEDAFDVETLAKLPIIVTAQGGDYTKRVHTELRSRGWDGLWIDAASTLRMSDDSIIVLDPINRDVIDKGLVNGTKDFIGGNCTVSCMLMGLGGLFKNNLVEWGTSMTYQAASGGGARHMRELLSQFGTLNAEVSSELDDPASAILDIDRKVLAHQRTGIDASQFGVPLAGSLIPWIDADLGNGQSKEEWKAGVETNKILGTSEENHVIMDGLCIRIGAMRSHSQALTLKLREDLSVAEIEKIVAEDNEWAKVIPNSKEASMTGLTPVAASGTLDIPVGRIRKLEMGPEYISAFTVGDQLLWGAAEPLRRMLNIATGTL, encoded by the coding sequence ATGACTACAGCAGCTACTCCGTCCGTTGGACTGGTCGGTTGGCGTGGCATGGTCGGTTCCGTCCTGATGCAGCGTATGCAGGACGAAGGCGACTTCGCCAACATCAACCCGGTATTTTTCTCCACCTCAAACGCGGGAGGTGCCGCCCCCGTTTTTGCTGACGGGGCAGGCAAGCTCGAGGACGCGTTCGACGTCGAGACGCTGGCGAAGCTGCCCATTATTGTGACCGCCCAGGGCGGGGACTACACCAAGCGTGTCCACACCGAACTCCGGAGCCGGGGCTGGGACGGCCTCTGGATCGACGCCGCCTCCACCCTGCGCATGAGCGATGACTCCATCATTGTGCTGGACCCCATCAACCGGGACGTCATCGACAAGGGCCTGGTCAACGGCACCAAGGACTTCATCGGCGGCAACTGCACCGTGTCCTGCATGCTGATGGGCCTGGGCGGGCTGTTCAAGAACAACCTCGTCGAGTGGGGCACGTCCATGACCTACCAGGCTGCCTCCGGCGGCGGCGCCCGGCACATGCGCGAGCTGCTCAGCCAGTTCGGGACCCTGAACGCAGAGGTCAGCAGCGAGCTGGACGATCCGGCGTCGGCCATCCTGGACATCGACCGCAAGGTCCTGGCCCACCAGCGCACGGGCATCGACGCCAGCCAGTTCGGTGTGCCCCTGGCCGGGTCCCTCATCCCCTGGATCGACGCAGACCTGGGCAACGGGCAGTCCAAGGAAGAGTGGAAGGCCGGGGTGGAGACCAACAAGATCCTGGGCACCTCCGAGGAAAACCACGTGATCATGGACGGGCTCTGCATTCGGATCGGCGCCATGCGTTCCCACTCCCAGGCTCTCACCCTCAAGCTCCGCGAGGACCTTTCCGTGGCCGAGATCGAGAAGATCGTGGCCGAGGACAACGAATGGGCCAAGGTCATTCCGAACTCCAAGGAAGCCTCGATGACCGGCCTGACTCCGGTTGCCGCCTCCGGCACGCTGGACATCCCGGTGGGCCGTATCCGCAAGCTCGAAATGGGCCCGGAGTACATCAGCGCCTTCACCGTAGGCGACCAGCTCCTGTGGGGCGCCGCCGAGCCGCTGCGCCGCATGCTCAACATCGCCACGGGCACGCTCTAG
- a CDS encoding winged helix-turn-helix transcriptional regulator: MSHILLLTNSTGSSVDILPALELLNHRVHILAAEPTALLETDPCDIVLLDARKDLVGARSLTQLLKATGLSAPLVLILTEGGMAAVSSAWAVDDIVLDSAGPAEVEARIRLSVARAVPDKEDVPTEIRAAGVVIDEASYTARVNGAALNLTFKEFELLKYLAQHPGRVFTRQQLLTEVWGYDYYGGTRTVDVHVRRLRAKLGADHENLISTVRNVGYRLTLVRQQEDELTEA, translated from the coding sequence ATGTCGCACATCCTGTTACTGACGAACAGCACCGGCTCATCGGTGGACATCCTGCCTGCCCTGGAATTGCTGAACCACCGTGTCCACATCCTCGCCGCCGAGCCAACTGCCCTGCTCGAAACGGACCCTTGCGACATCGTGCTTTTGGACGCCCGCAAGGACCTCGTTGGCGCCCGCTCCCTGACGCAGCTGCTGAAGGCAACCGGCCTGAGCGCACCGCTGGTCCTCATCCTCACCGAAGGCGGAATGGCTGCCGTTTCGTCAGCCTGGGCCGTGGATGACATCGTGCTGGATTCCGCCGGGCCCGCCGAAGTGGAAGCCCGAATCCGGCTCTCCGTGGCCAGGGCAGTACCCGATAAAGAAGACGTCCCCACCGAAATCCGGGCTGCCGGCGTCGTGATCGATGAAGCAAGCTATACAGCGCGGGTCAACGGTGCGGCGCTGAACCTGACCTTTAAGGAGTTTGAACTCCTCAAGTACCTGGCGCAGCATCCCGGGCGTGTCTTCACCCGCCAGCAGCTGCTGACCGAAGTCTGGGGCTATGACTACTACGGCGGCACACGTACCGTGGACGTCCACGTGCGGCGCCTGCGGGCGAAGCTTGGCGCGGACCACGAAAACCTGATCAGCACTGTCCGCAACGTGGGCTACCGCCTGACCCTGGTCCGCCAGCAGGAAGACGAACTGACCGAGGCCTGA
- a CDS encoding RNA degradosome polyphosphate kinase — protein MKPEPAGTVTSEGAAVPVRARFGSSEVPASRATQDRIDIPEFAPNLEPEGDIRPDRFLDRELSWLAFNSRVLELAEDPTLHLLERVSFLSIFASNLDEFFMVRVAGLKRRIATGLAVPSPAGLSPVEVLEKIGDEAHRLQQRHAQVFSEQIRPALAYEHIHLMHWDELDDAAKQQLSAMFAEKVFPILTPLAVDPAHPFPYISGLSLNLAVVVRNPVSDKELFARLKVPDQLPRLISIDGPRAGAVAGRVARFIALEEVIAVHLDKLFAGMEVLEHHIFRVTRNEDVEVEEDDAENLLQALEKELLRRRFGPPVRLEVTHDINPNIRALLIRELGVEESEVYSVPAPLDLRGLSVIAGIDRADLHYPKHVPHTSRYLNESETSKAANVFAAMRRRDILLHHPYDSFSTSVQAFLEQAAADPKVQAIKQTLYRTSGDSPIVDALIDAAEAGKQVLALVEIKARFDEQANISWARKLEQAGVHVVYGIVGLKTHCKLSLVVRQEVDGLRRYCHIGTGNYHPRTARYYEDLGLLTANEQVGEDLSKLFNQLSGYAPKSTFKRLLVAPRSVRSGLIDRIETEIRNARAGLSARVQIKVNSIVDEAIIDSLYRASQSGVKVDVIVRGICSLRPGVPGLSENITVRSVLGRFLEHSRVFAFANGGDPVVYIGSADMMHRNLDRRVEALVQLASPDDITYVLDLLRRYMDPETASWHLDNQGDWTRYHIADDGTRLDDVQSWLLASRPRQRSLSRR, from the coding sequence ATGAAACCGGAACCCGCCGGAACAGTCACGTCCGAAGGTGCTGCAGTGCCAGTCCGCGCACGGTTCGGCTCGTCGGAGGTGCCAGCCTCCCGTGCGACACAGGACCGGATCGACATTCCTGAGTTCGCGCCCAATCTTGAGCCCGAAGGGGACATCCGTCCGGACCGGTTCCTGGACCGCGAACTGAGCTGGCTGGCATTCAACTCCCGCGTCCTGGAACTCGCTGAGGACCCCACCCTCCACCTGCTGGAGCGGGTCAGCTTCCTGTCCATCTTCGCGTCCAACCTGGACGAATTCTTTATGGTCCGCGTTGCCGGCCTGAAGCGCCGCATTGCCACCGGGCTGGCCGTGCCCTCCCCCGCCGGCCTTAGCCCCGTTGAAGTCCTGGAAAAAATTGGTGACGAAGCGCACCGGCTCCAGCAGCGCCACGCCCAGGTCTTCTCCGAACAGATTCGCCCGGCTTTGGCGTACGAACACATCCACCTGATGCATTGGGATGAACTCGACGACGCTGCCAAGCAGCAGCTCAGCGCCATGTTCGCCGAAAAGGTCTTCCCCATCCTGACGCCCCTGGCCGTGGACCCAGCACACCCGTTCCCGTACATCTCCGGCCTGTCCCTGAACCTTGCCGTGGTGGTCCGGAATCCGGTAAGCGACAAGGAACTCTTCGCCCGCCTCAAGGTGCCCGACCAGCTGCCCCGCCTCATTTCCATTGATGGGCCCAGGGCCGGTGCCGTGGCAGGGCGGGTTGCCCGCTTTATCGCGCTCGAAGAAGTCATCGCCGTCCACCTGGACAAGCTTTTCGCCGGGATGGAAGTCCTTGAGCACCACATCTTCCGCGTTACCCGCAACGAGGACGTGGAAGTGGAAGAGGACGACGCCGAGAACCTGCTGCAGGCCCTCGAAAAGGAACTGCTGCGACGGCGGTTCGGCCCTCCCGTCCGGCTGGAGGTCACCCACGACATCAACCCCAACATCCGTGCGCTGCTGATCCGCGAACTGGGCGTTGAGGAGTCCGAGGTCTATTCAGTCCCGGCACCGCTGGACCTCCGCGGATTGTCCGTTATCGCGGGGATCGACCGTGCGGATCTCCACTATCCCAAGCATGTTCCGCACACCTCCCGGTATCTCAACGAATCCGAGACGTCCAAGGCCGCCAACGTCTTCGCCGCCATGCGCCGCCGCGACATCCTGCTCCACCACCCGTACGACTCCTTCTCGACGTCGGTGCAGGCATTCCTGGAACAGGCCGCCGCTGACCCCAAGGTCCAGGCCATCAAGCAGACCCTGTACCGCACCTCGGGTGACTCCCCCATCGTGGATGCCCTGATCGATGCAGCCGAGGCCGGCAAGCAGGTCCTGGCCCTGGTGGAGATCAAGGCCCGCTTTGACGAGCAGGCCAACATTTCCTGGGCCCGCAAACTGGAACAGGCCGGCGTTCACGTGGTCTACGGCATCGTGGGCCTGAAGACGCACTGCAAGCTGTCCCTGGTGGTCCGGCAGGAAGTGGACGGGCTGCGTCGCTACTGCCACATCGGTACCGGCAACTACCATCCACGGACGGCGCGCTACTACGAGGACCTGGGCCTGCTCACCGCCAACGAGCAGGTGGGCGAAGACCTTTCCAAGCTCTTCAACCAGCTCTCCGGCTATGCGCCCAAATCAACGTTCAAGCGCCTCCTTGTGGCACCCAGGTCCGTCCGGTCCGGGCTGATCGACAGGATCGAAACCGAGATCCGCAACGCCCGGGCAGGACTTTCGGCCAGGGTGCAGATCAAGGTGAACTCGATTGTGGACGAGGCCATCATCGACTCGCTTTACCGGGCATCGCAGTCAGGCGTCAAGGTGGACGTCATCGTCCGCGGTATCTGTTCACTGCGCCCCGGCGTCCCCGGCCTCAGCGAAAACATCACTGTCCGCTCCGTGCTGGGCCGCTTCCTTGAACACTCCCGGGTGTTCGCGTTCGCCAACGGCGGCGATCCCGTGGTGTACATCGGCTCGGCTGACATGATGCACCGCAACCTGGACCGCCGGGTGGAGGCCCTGGTCCAGCTGGCCAGCCCGGATGACATCACGTACGTCCTTGACCTGCTGCGCCGCTATATGGATCCGGAAACGGCCAGCTGGCACCTGGACAACCAGGGTGACTGGACGCGATACCATATCGCCGACGACGGCACGCGCCTTGACGACGTCCAGTCGTGGCTGCTCGCATCGAGGCCGCGCCAGCGCAGCCTGAGCCGGCGCTAG
- a CDS encoding WXG100 family type VII secretion target, which produces MAGNLWGADVAQLRMLAQQFGTASESLMQQSSSLTGAINNGSGSWKGADSARFRSEWNGSHRALIQQTADALKQESKRLLANADDQEKESNAAPGSGGGPGGGGSSSPNGPGGSSTPFDPWGPDWISDGDSPFRSGWDAYNGVLGLKTVPLGLRDFSQFAARHGDEVNALFGAGHDLAAWKRIFNKDLWEAAARSDGLRGAFSGTADLLSGKFGDFAEMARGAGAADLGPWAKFGLNSAGHALGGISVGLDGLDTVNAIREGETGDALKSGLKTALGVGSFFPPPVGVTCMVIGGAWAAVELIPGAKDSIDNAFDAVGDFTEDAAENIGEGVKDFFGF; this is translated from the coding sequence GTGGCAGGTAATTTGTGGGGCGCGGACGTCGCCCAGCTGCGCATGCTGGCACAGCAGTTCGGAACGGCCTCCGAGAGCCTGATGCAGCAGTCGTCCTCACTCACCGGCGCCATTAACAACGGCAGCGGGTCCTGGAAGGGCGCCGACAGCGCACGCTTCAGGTCGGAGTGGAACGGTAGCCACCGGGCCCTGATCCAGCAGACCGCCGATGCACTGAAGCAGGAATCCAAGAGACTGCTGGCCAACGCCGATGACCAGGAGAAGGAGAGCAATGCCGCGCCCGGCTCAGGCGGCGGCCCTGGCGGCGGCGGCAGCAGTTCCCCCAACGGCCCTGGGGGTTCCTCCACACCGTTCGATCCCTGGGGTCCGGACTGGATCTCGGATGGAGACTCTCCTTTCCGCAGTGGCTGGGACGCCTATAACGGCGTCCTCGGCCTGAAGACTGTTCCCCTCGGACTCAGGGACTTCTCACAGTTCGCTGCCCGCCACGGCGACGAAGTCAACGCATTGTTCGGAGCGGGACACGACCTCGCCGCATGGAAGCGGATTTTCAACAAGGACCTGTGGGAAGCTGCGGCACGTTCTGACGGTTTGCGCGGCGCATTTTCCGGGACAGCGGACCTGCTGAGCGGCAAATTCGGTGACTTCGCCGAGATGGCCCGTGGTGCCGGGGCAGCTGACCTCGGTCCGTGGGCAAAATTTGGCCTGAACTCTGCCGGGCATGCCCTTGGCGGAATAAGTGTTGGCTTGGATGGCCTGGACACCGTCAACGCCATCCGTGAGGGCGAAACCGGGGATGCCCTGAAGTCGGGCCTCAAGACTGCACTGGGTGTCGGATCCTTCTTCCCGCCGCCCGTTGGTGTCACGTGCATGGTGATCGGCGGCGCATGGGCGGCCGTCGAACTGATCCCGGGAGCCAAGGATTCCATTGATAATGCCTTTGACGCCGTCGGTGACTTCACCGAAGATGCCGCAGAAAATATCGGCGAAGGCGTCAAGGACTTCTTCGGTTTCTAG
- a CDS encoding dihydrofolate reductase, whose amino-acid sequence MSTENSADPQDFTQEIADSVTGVGLVWAQTADGVIGKGGDMPWHLPEDLKHFNRLTMGHPVIMGRKTWLSFPDKYRPLPGRTNIVITRQKSWAETPEAEGAAVVPSLDDALLESQFVDGGETVWILGGGEVFRQSTDLANVAVVTTIDVEADGDTFAPELGATWEAAAAVPPDGWLTAANGTRYRFTKWVRTEG is encoded by the coding sequence ATGAGCACCGAAAACTCCGCAGACCCCCAGGACTTCACCCAGGAAATCGCTGACTCCGTCACCGGCGTGGGCCTGGTATGGGCGCAAACTGCCGACGGCGTCATTGGCAAGGGCGGCGACATGCCGTGGCACCTGCCCGAAGACCTCAAACACTTCAACCGGCTGACCATGGGCCATCCGGTGATCATGGGGCGCAAGACCTGGCTGTCCTTTCCGGACAAGTACCGTCCCCTGCCCGGCCGGACCAACATCGTCATCACCCGGCAGAAAAGCTGGGCGGAAACGCCCGAGGCGGAGGGCGCCGCCGTGGTTCCGTCCCTGGATGACGCGCTGCTGGAATCCCAGTTCGTCGACGGCGGCGAGACGGTGTGGATCCTGGGCGGCGGTGAGGTCTTCCGGCAGTCCACCGACCTCGCCAACGTTGCAGTGGTCACCACCATCGATGTGGAAGCCGACGGCGACACCTTCGCTCCCGAGCTCGGCGCAACCTGGGAGGCGGCCGCGGCCGTCCCGCCGGATGGCTGGCTGACGGCGGCCAACGGGACGCGCTACAGATTCACCAAATGGGTACGGACCGAGGGCTGA
- a CDS encoding permease: MTAELQAPVRSLGSWTIGVVGVAGLAAVIAGVYSSREALVAVAALIALAVGIGWPHFLRIPAKKTLAAVIGLPGAGSAIAAGYAPAPGFLDWTPAFIALGMMAVFVVQLIRGTGQAQRLESTLGCCVGVLLSCLGAGWIAGARFNGVREMLLVAAISAAVALLAGLIRWPDSIVAPLGIVLAGLAGPLAGLIFSDIAVLPAAIFGVVVGAVLVSFRRLVTLRGAPLNFPAALSMGLAPVSAVGSLAYFIDKLLIY; the protein is encoded by the coding sequence ATGACGGCGGAGCTGCAGGCCCCGGTACGTTCCCTGGGATCCTGGACTATCGGCGTTGTTGGCGTGGCCGGACTGGCTGCTGTCATCGCCGGTGTGTACAGCTCCCGTGAGGCATTGGTAGCAGTTGCAGCCCTTATTGCCCTTGCCGTAGGCATCGGCTGGCCACACTTCCTGCGCATCCCGGCGAAGAAAACCCTCGCGGCCGTTATTGGACTGCCTGGAGCGGGATCTGCCATTGCCGCCGGCTACGCCCCGGCTCCGGGGTTCCTGGACTGGACCCCCGCCTTCATCGCCCTGGGAATGATGGCCGTGTTCGTGGTGCAGCTGATCCGTGGAACGGGCCAGGCGCAGCGGCTGGAGTCCACCCTCGGCTGTTGTGTCGGCGTGCTCCTGTCCTGCCTCGGCGCGGGCTGGATCGCCGGTGCCCGTTTCAACGGGGTGCGGGAAATGCTCCTGGTGGCGGCCATCAGCGCGGCGGTTGCGTTGCTTGCCGGACTGATCCGCTGGCCCGACAGTATTGTGGCGCCCCTCGGGATCGTGCTGGCGGGCCTGGCCGGTCCGTTGGCGGGCCTTATTTTCTCCGACATCGCGGTGTTGCCGGCCGCCATCTTCGGTGTGGTGGTGGGGGCAGTGCTGGTCAGTTTCCGGCGGCTCGTCACACTTCGCGGGGCTCCGCTTAATTTTCCGGCGGCCCTTAGCATGGGTCTTGCACCGGTTTCGGCGGTTGGTTCCCTGGCCTACTTCATAGACAAACTACTCATCTACTAA
- a CDS encoding GntR family transcriptional regulator, whose protein sequence is MNAGISIDLRSATPPYEQIRSQIASLIAIGSLSPGSRLPTVRSLAADLGIAAGTVARAYKELEASGLIESRRRLGTVVAHGTRGGAGGAEAVPETVTAAVGLLISTARDAGLSDELLLDLVRGKLRNGQPSTEPAPGQSRL, encoded by the coding sequence ATGAACGCCGGAATCTCCATAGATTTAAGGTCTGCGACGCCGCCGTACGAGCAAATCCGTTCGCAGATCGCCTCTTTGATCGCCATCGGCTCCCTCAGCCCCGGCAGCCGCCTGCCCACCGTCCGCAGCCTCGCGGCCGATCTGGGCATCGCCGCCGGCACGGTGGCGCGGGCCTATAAGGAGCTGGAGGCGTCAGGCCTTATTGAATCCCGACGACGGTTGGGTACCGTGGTTGCGCACGGCACCCGGGGCGGGGCCGGCGGCGCGGAAGCCGTTCCCGAAACGGTGACTGCCGCCGTCGGACTCCTGATCAGCACAGCCCGCGATGCAGGGTTGAGCGATGAACTCCTGCTTGACCTGGTGCGTGGGAAACTCAGGAACGGCCAACCTTCCACGGAACCAGCGCCGGGGCAAAGTAGACTTTAG
- a CDS encoding FABP family protein codes for MPIEIPTDLTPELVPLSWLIGEWEGRGRLGTGDEDSEHFLQHVSFTHNGLPYLQYRAESWLTDDDGTRLRPLTVETGFWALERKQLDADGGPGLVPADIVPALKSADEVEALRNKDGGFDISVSISHPGGISELYYGQIKGPQIQLTTDMVMRGSHSKDYSAATRIFGLVDGNLLWRWDVATGGTTEPGKGLEAHASAFLKRVS; via the coding sequence GTGCCGATTGAGATACCAACTGATCTGACCCCGGAACTTGTTCCGCTTTCCTGGCTCATTGGAGAGTGGGAAGGCCGCGGCCGGCTTGGCACGGGCGACGAGGACTCCGAGCACTTCCTCCAGCACGTATCCTTCACGCATAACGGGCTGCCGTACCTGCAGTACCGTGCCGAAAGCTGGCTGACCGACGACGACGGCACCCGCCTGCGGCCCCTCACCGTGGAAACCGGCTTTTGGGCGCTGGAGCGCAAACAGCTGGATGCCGATGGCGGCCCCGGCCTGGTCCCTGCCGATATTGTCCCAGCCCTGAAAAGCGCCGACGAAGTCGAGGCCCTGCGTAACAAGGACGGCGGGTTCGACATCTCGGTGTCCATCTCGCACCCGGGGGGAATCTCCGAGCTGTACTACGGCCAGATCAAGGGCCCGCAGATACAGCTCACCACCGACATGGTGATGCGGGGCAGCCACTCCAAGGACTACAGCGCGGCCACACGGATCTTTGGCCTGGTGGACGGCAACCTGCTCTGGCGGTGGGACGTCGCCACCGGCGGAACCACAGAGCCGGGCAAGGGGCTGGAGGCACATGCTTCCGCTTTCCTTAAAAGGGTTTCCTGA
- a CDS encoding thymidylate synthase translates to MSIPTPYEDLLRDVMAHGTHKSDRTGTGTTSVFGRQIRFDLSKSFPLITTKRVHFKSVAVELLWFLRGESNVKWMQDQGVTIWNEWADADGELGPVYGVQWRSWPTPDGGHIDQIAELVENLRSNPDSRRHIVSAWNVSELKDMALPPCHAFFQFYVANGKLSCQLYQRSADMFLGVPFNIASYALLTCMIAQQVGLEPGEFVWTGGDVHIYENHMDQVLKQLDREPYEYPQLVITRKPASIFDYTLEDFDVVGYQHHPTIKAPIAV, encoded by the coding sequence GTGAGCATCCCAACGCCTTATGAAGACCTCCTGCGAGATGTCATGGCCCATGGCACGCATAAATCCGACCGCACCGGAACCGGCACCACCAGCGTTTTTGGCCGGCAGATCCGGTTTGACCTGTCCAAAAGCTTCCCGCTGATCACCACCAAGCGTGTCCATTTCAAGTCCGTGGCGGTGGAACTTCTGTGGTTCCTGCGCGGCGAATCGAACGTGAAATGGATGCAGGACCAGGGCGTCACCATTTGGAATGAATGGGCGGATGCCGACGGCGAGCTGGGGCCGGTTTACGGGGTGCAGTGGCGGAGCTGGCCCACCCCGGACGGCGGCCACATCGACCAAATCGCCGAGCTGGTGGAGAACCTCAGGTCCAACCCGGACTCGCGCCGGCATATTGTGTCGGCCTGGAATGTCTCGGAGCTCAAGGACATGGCCCTGCCGCCGTGCCACGCGTTCTTCCAGTTCTACGTCGCCAACGGCAAGCTCTCCTGCCAGCTCTACCAGCGCTCCGCGGACATGTTCCTGGGCGTGCCGTTCAACATCGCCTCGTACGCCCTGCTCACGTGCATGATCGCCCAGCAGGTGGGGCTGGAGCCGGGTGAGTTTGTCTGGACCGGCGGCGATGTGCACATCTACGAGAACCACATGGACCAGGTCCTCAAGCAGCTGGACCGGGAGCCGTACGAGTACCCGCAGCTGGTGATCACCCGCAAGCCGGCTTCCATCTTCGATTACACCCTCGAGGACTTCGACGTGGTGGGCTACCAGCACCACCCCACTATTAAGGCTCCGATCGCCGTATGA
- a CDS encoding NUDIX hydrolase, which produces MSSDALVADQTDHPGEPVAVTAAGALPWRINKDQLEVLLIHRPRYDDWSWPKGKIDAGETIPECAVREIQEEIGLTAQLGIPLPPIHYHVASGLKVVHYWAVRVNGARLLPDGKEVDSVMWCSPAKAATLLSNPSDVVPLEFIQAAHDRGELNTWPLVVLRHAKAKPRSSWTKAEGERPLAATGLRQAQAVGRLLHTWKPLRVVTSPWLRCVATVMPYANAAGAKVKLAEALTEHRHARNPKKTAAVIEALFDKQRAVVVCTHRPALPTVMDQLAKHMPPALSALLPSSEPYLSPGEVVVCHVAPGSKNRIVAVEQFKPFDD; this is translated from the coding sequence TTGTCGAGCGACGCACTCGTAGCTGATCAGACAGACCATCCAGGCGAACCGGTAGCGGTCACAGCCGCCGGAGCCCTGCCGTGGCGCATCAACAAGGACCAGCTGGAGGTACTGCTGATCCACCGGCCGCGCTACGACGACTGGTCCTGGCCCAAAGGCAAAATCGACGCCGGTGAAACCATTCCCGAGTGTGCCGTCCGCGAGATACAGGAAGAAATCGGCCTGACGGCACAGCTGGGCATCCCCCTTCCCCCCATCCACTACCACGTAGCCTCGGGGCTGAAGGTGGTTCATTACTGGGCAGTCCGCGTCAACGGGGCCCGGCTCCTGCCGGACGGCAAGGAGGTGGACAGTGTGATGTGGTGTTCCCCTGCGAAGGCGGCCACGCTGCTGTCGAACCCTTCCGACGTCGTCCCCCTGGAATTCATCCAGGCCGCCCATGATCGTGGGGAACTGAACACGTGGCCCTTGGTGGTGCTTCGCCATGCCAAGGCCAAGCCCCGTTCCTCCTGGACGAAAGCGGAGGGTGAGCGCCCCCTGGCCGCTACCGGGCTGAGGCAGGCCCAAGCCGTGGGGCGGCTCCTGCACACATGGAAGCCCCTGCGGGTGGTCACCAGTCCATGGCTGCGCTGCGTCGCCACCGTCATGCCTTATGCCAATGCCGCCGGAGCGAAGGTCAAGCTGGCGGAGGCCCTGACGGAACACAGGCACGCCCGCAATCCCAAGAAGACAGCCGCTGTCATCGAGGCACTGTTCGACAAACAGCGCGCGGTTGTTGTCTGCACGCATCGCCCGGCCCTCCCCACTGTGATGGATCAGTTGGCCAAGCACATGCCCCCGGCATTGAGCGCCCTGCTGCCGTCCTCCGAGCCGTACCTCTCGCCGGGGGAAGTGGTGGTCTGCCATGTGGCCCCCGGCAGCAAGAACCGGATTGTCGCGGTGGAACAGTTCAAACCGTTTGACGACTAG
- a CDS encoding NF038396 family protein: protein MLKKPETLFVLGYMLLPLLALLSAIVGLTMILGGNKIPGIIVLVVVTQVFAFGAFFALRARKNAVLEESNRP from the coding sequence GTGCTGAAGAAACCCGAAACCCTGTTTGTACTGGGCTACATGCTGCTGCCGCTCCTGGCCCTGCTGTCCGCGATCGTGGGATTGACCATGATCCTGGGCGGCAACAAGATCCCCGGGATTATCGTGCTGGTGGTGGTCACCCAGGTCTTCGCCTTCGGCGCTTTCTTTGCGCTGCGGGCCCGCAAGAATGCCGTGCTGGAGGAAAGCAACAGGCCTTAA
- the mshD gene encoding mycothiol synthase: protein MSPAHPEKWPVLVVKGGLDDQLLKDCRALLAAAEESDGNPSLSEQTVVTLRAGDLAEHGLLTLALYAPDEDDDPASGQDLAGVAVVVEEADGSGVLEIAVHPTYRNQGVADRLVGALESNRGFDGLKAWSHGNHEAAADLAAKYGYGPVRELWKMRLATGTAELPDAGLPDGVTLRAFVPGRDEELWLAANRAAFADHPEQGAMTRADLEARMAEDWFDPAGFLLAVNSDGGLLGFLWTKVHPRRGGHPAIGEVYAVGVTPAARGMGLGKALTVAGIRYLQQLGLSAVMLYTDADNAPAVSLYRGLGFTRWDMDVMYGPVAAG, encoded by the coding sequence ATGAGTCCTGCGCACCCCGAGAAATGGCCTGTCCTTGTTGTCAAGGGCGGGCTCGATGACCAACTGCTCAAGGATTGCAGGGCCCTTCTCGCTGCGGCGGAGGAATCGGACGGGAACCCCTCCCTGTCCGAGCAGACGGTGGTGACGCTGAGGGCCGGGGACCTGGCCGAACACGGTCTCCTGACGCTGGCCCTCTACGCCCCGGACGAGGATGACGATCCCGCGTCCGGCCAGGACCTCGCCGGCGTCGCAGTGGTGGTGGAGGAAGCTGACGGCAGCGGAGTGCTGGAAATCGCCGTCCATCCGACTTACCGCAACCAGGGGGTGGCTGACCGCCTTGTGGGCGCCCTGGAGTCAAACCGCGGGTTCGACGGACTGAAGGCGTGGTCCCACGGCAACCATGAGGCAGCAGCGGACCTTGCGGCCAAGTACGGATACGGCCCCGTCCGCGAACTGTGGAAGATGAGGCTGGCCACCGGGACGGCAGAGCTTCCCGACGCCGGCCTTCCGGACGGCGTGACGCTGCGCGCCTTTGTCCCTGGCCGGGACGAAGAGCTGTGGCTGGCCGCCAACCGCGCCGCCTTTGCCGACCACCCTGAGCAAGGCGCGATGACCCGGGCGGACCTTGAGGCCCGGATGGCCGAAGACTGGTTTGATCCCGCCGGCTTCCTGCTGGCTGTTAACAGCGACGGCGGGCTGCTGGGATTCCTGTGGACAAAGGTCCATCCGCGGCGCGGTGGCCACCCCGCGATCGGTGAGGTATACGCCGTCGGGGTTACACCGGCCGCGCGCGGTATGGGGCTGGGAAAGGCCCTCACCGTGGCCGGCATCAGGTATCTGCAGCAGCTGGGGCTTTCCGCCGTCATGCTGTACACCGATGCCGACAATGCCCCGGCCGTTTCCCTGTACCGGGGCCTGGGGTTCACGCGCTGGGACATGGACGTGATGTACGGGCCGGTTGCAGCGGGTTAA